From the genome of Canis lupus familiaris isolate Mischka breed German Shepherd chromosome 20, alternate assembly UU_Cfam_GSD_1.0, whole genome shotgun sequence:
gGCTGGGCCCCTGGAGCGCTGCTGGCGCGGCCCAGGCTGGGAGGGTGGTCTCTGCGTAGGGGTCGCCGTGTGCTCCGGGCTGGGACCCGAGGTGCAGTCGgcagccccctccctcctgaGCCCCCGCAGCATGGAAGCAAGCGTCTGTGCGTGAGATGTGAGGCCAATTCAGGCTGCAGTGGGGCTCCGGGAGCAGGAGCTCTGCTGGGTGGATGGACCCTGGGCACCCCCCTCCCGGCAGCCAGACCAGCCCTTGGCCTGGAGAGGATGTTCTAGAAGGCCGGCCCCGGCCACTATTCCAGGAGGCTGGCAGGGGCAGCGGTGGGGGCTTTCTCTGCAGCCAAGTCAGTGGTGGCTGACACCATGGGGCTGGGCACGTAGTTGAAGGGGGGCACACGGGCCGAGCGGCTGGGGGAGCCGTGCCGGCTGGCGGGAAAGCCCCCCGCAGCCACCCCCAGGCCTTCGTGGATGAAGGGAACAGAGGTGGGCGCCTTGGTGGGACCAGGCCCGTCCACATCACTGCCCAGGAGGGCGGTGGGGCCGCTGACCGGGGCCTGGGGGGGGCCCCTGCTTTCCAGGCTCGGGGACGTGCTGGAGTTGGTCTTCGTGGCAGCGAAGTCCTCTGTCTGGACCACCGCGTCGCTGGTCTTGCGCTGCGGGGGGCCGCCGGGGCCCTCCTCGGGCGGGGCGCCCATCAGTGGCAGGGCGGTGGCGGGCAGCGTGCTCCGCAGGATGTGTGGGACGTCCTCGTCCCGGATGCGACGCCACGTGGTGCCCGGCGCCGCCACCCTTGGCAGTGGCCGCGCCTCCCCATCGCTGCTGCGGCGGGCGGCGTCGGCTGCGGGCCCTGGGGGGGCGGCGTCCGGCCTGCGGGCCACGCTGATGTGCGGCAGGGAGGCGTACCGCTTGACCGTCTCGGGCCGCGCGGCCGGCGTGCGCACGGGCAGGCGGGACGGGCTCTCGGAGCTGGGGCGCCGGGCGGGCCGCTCGCCGGGAGCGGGCCTGGCCGCGGGGGTCGGCTCGGGGACGGGCACCTGCCGGGGGGCTGCCCGCAGCTCGTCGCAGCGCGAGGAGCAGAGGAAGACGGCAGGCAGCGCAGGGCGACCGCGCCGGGGGGAGCCGCCCTGGGCGGCGGGGGTCGCAGCCTCGGGCGTGGACAGTTCGGACCGGCGGCGGCGCAGCAGGCCCGGTGACTCCTTGATAAAGGTCAGCTGCCGCCGGAAGCCCGAGCGGTCGGAGGACTCGCTGCCGCTGGAGCGCGCGGACGCCACGCGCACCAGGCCCAGACGGGCCCCCCGCGCGCCGGGGCTTCCCTCGGCTCCCGCCCGGCCCCTGGGGCCCGGctccggggctgccctggccagCGGCGGTGGCCCCCGCCGGGCCGGCCTCTGCATGAAGGGGATCCGCACCGGTGACTTCTGCGTCTTGTGCTGCTTGGACAGCAGGGCCCGCGTGGGCGTCTGGGGCACCAGGGATGCCCCCGGGCCGGGTAGgggtcccagggcctgggggcccgggggcggccTCCTCGTGGGCGgctgggaggccggggaggcgggggaggagcCGGAGGAGGGGGCCTTGGCCAGGCGGGCGGGCGGCGTGGTGCTCCTCTGCGGAGGGCTCAGCGCCGCCAGCTCCGAGATCTTGCCCGGCCGGTGCAGGCTCCGGGACCGCTGCTGCCCGGGGCTCGGGGTGTTGGCAGGCGCTGCGGGCTGCGCGGGACTCGGGGGGCCCATCTTCCTCAGGGCCGCGCGGGTGCCGGGGGCGCCTTTGGGCTGGGCCCGGGGGGCCGCGCTGGGCATATAGATCACGGTCCGGCCCCGGAGCACGGCCGGCACCCTGCACGCGGGCTTCTGCGCGCCCCGCAGCTTCTCGGGGCCGCTCGTGCCGCGCTGCGCCACCGCAGGGTCCCGCTTCTCCGGCCTCGCCGCCTGGCCCGCCTGGCCCCCCGCCTGCAGCCGCCGGCCCTTCCTGGGCAGGGTGGAGGCCCCCGACAGCCCCGACTCGGACGGGCCGGAGTCAGACCCGGACGAGGCCTCGGGGGTGGCCGCCGCGGCCGCCTGGTGCAGCCACGTGACGATGGAGTTGGCGCCCTCCTGGATGGCGCGCCACTCGACGCTGTCGAGGTCGGAGGCGTGGTCCGAGCCCGCGGCCTCGTCCCGCTCGCGGGGCCCCTCCGCCGGCCGCCTGTCTGGCTGGGCGGCCTGGGGCTTGCGGCGCCGCGGGGCTGACGCCTGGAGCCGGCGCCGGGGCACCGCGGAACCGACGCAGCGGCGCAGCGGCCCCGACTCGGCCCGCGGGCTCCGGAGGCCGTCGCTCGCGCCCGCAGCGCCGGGGGCCTTGGTGACAGCGGCCTTGGGAGCTCGGGCCCGGGCGGGCGGGTGCGCAGGGGGGTCGGGCTCGCTGAGGGAACTGGCGGAGGAGCTCAGGGAGTAGCAGGGCGGGGTCTCGTCGGCGATGAGGCTGGGCTGCACGCGGGGGGCCTCCGCGGGCTGGGGCGCGGCCTGCACCCCCTTCCTGCCAGCCGGGGGCTCTCTCTTCACGGCCCGGGGGATGGCGGACGGTCGCCGCGGGGGTGCCACGGCCACGGGTGGATCCTCGTCGGAGTCGTCGTAGAAGCAGTACACGGCCTCCTCGGTGGGCGTCGTGAGGCACAGAGACTGCAGCGCCCCGTCCCCTCGGTCCCCTCGGTCCCCTCGCGCCGGGCTGGGGCGGCCGCTGTACTGCTCAGTGCAGGCGCTCGCCGGCCGGCGAAGGGGCAGCTCCAGCCCCACCCGGCTGCGGCCCGTGCCCCACGCCCTGTGCCTGTGCCCGGTGGCCTGCCTGGGGGGGGCCTCCCGGCCGGCGGGCTTATGTCTGTCCGGCTCCTGGGGAGGCGCCTGCAGCGTCTCGTCGCTAAGTGAGGTGGCACTGGAGAAAGTGACGGGCGTGCCCTCGGCGGAGTCGTCcacccgggcgggggcgggcaccAGCATGTAGACGGGCACGGGCAGCGCGCGGCGGCCGGGCACCAGCGCCGAGGCCACCTTGCGGAGCCGGGCGGGCACCGCCGCCCCCAGGCACTCACGCAGCAGCTCCAGCTCCTGGTCGCCGGCCGCCGGCCCCTCAAGGCAGCCGCCGGCCTCGTCCCGCCGCCGGTGCCCAGCAAAGTGCaggccggggccgccgccgccgccgccgccgcccccgcgctcAGGGCAGGCGGGGGGCAGCAGCCGCAGTTCCACGTCCTTCTGCACGTAGTGCTCGTGCAGGGCCAGCGCGCTGAGGCTGGAAGCGCACGAGAAGTTCTCGTCCGGCTTCTCCACCGTGAAGCGCACGCTCCCGGCGTCCAGCTCCGACGGAAGCCGGCAGCGCTCGCGGCGGTCCGCGATGTCCAGGAAGCGCTTCACGTAGCTCTCCCACTGCAAGCTGAACTGGGTGCTCTCGCGCTCGCCGGGGGGCACCGGGGCCAGCGGCGGCGTCTTGCTACGGCTGGGTGGCATGGTCTGCCCGGGGCTGTCGGGCAGCTCGCTGGGGCTGACCGTGCCGCTGCCCAGCCCACTGCACGGGTCGCTGGCCACAGAGCTGGCGATGGACGGGCTCTCGAAACTGCTCAGGGAGCTCACCGAGCTGCAGCGGCTCAGCACCAGCGGCGTTTCCTGCACGCAGTTCTCCGAGGAGCTGGACGGCGTGGTGTCCTCAACGCCCAGGCCGCGGCCccgctggggggtggggatggccaCGGGCAGGGAGGCGGCCCCAGGCCCAAGCCAGGCCCCGTCCAGGTCTGCCTTGCTGGGTCCCGCCTCCTCTAGCCCCTCCAGGGAGGAGTCACTGTCCAGGTCCCCGGCCTCGCTAGGGCCTGGGCGGCCGGCCGAGGACAGCGAGGACAGGGAGCTGCAGCGGGACAGGCAGAGTGGCACCGCCTCTGCCGCCAGCTTCTCCGGCACCTTGCTCAGACCCTCTGCGGGCAGCCAGGCCTCCTTCCGGGCTCCGGGGGCCATGGACCCCATGGCGGCCCTGGGGTTGCCCTCGAAGAGCGGGACGTGCTGGTAGGTGGGCGACAGCTTGATGGTGCGCACACAGGCGTCGGCAGCAGAGCTGTCCCGGGACGCTGGCTCCTTGCCGCCTGGCAGATGGAGGTCGAGCCGGCTGGGCCGCGCCTGGCTGCACGGGGACCCCTCCCGGTGCTCCGCCAGCACGGCCAGCGGGCAGGGCCGAGTGTGCTCACGGGGACAGCGTCCGTCACCGGTGCTGCCGCTGTTGAGACTGTCGTTGGAGAGGCTGGCCTGGGCGGCCTTGAGCCGCAGCAGCGGGTGGGCACGGCCGCTGGCCTCCTGCCGCCTGCCCTCGGGCCGCCGGCAAGGGGAGCAGGACTGGGCACGGCCCTCGCGTGGTGCCTCCTGCCCGGGGTCCCCAGAGCTGAGGCTGAAGCTGTCATCAGACGAGGTGTGCAGGGCTGAGATGTCCTCCACCAGCCGGTCGATCCGTGCCACTGCCAGCGCCAGCTTGGCCTTGGCCCTGGCCGCCACTGCCACCTCCCCGCCggtctccttctctgcctccggGCCACCACGGCGGGCCGGAGGGGCGCGGGCCAGCGCCTGCCCCTGCAGGAAGGGGCTCCCCAGGAAGAGGGACAGCACGGCGGGGCTGGCAGGCTccgcggtggcggcggcggtggcCAGGGAGGGCGCCTCGTCGTCGTCGAAGCAGCCCGAGTCTGAGGCGTAGTCCCGGGCCAGCCCGTCCAGGTGCCGCAGGGGCGGCAGGGGCTTCTTGGAGGCGGCCTCAGcgtcggcctcggcctcggcctcgggcAGGCCCTGCTTCTCCAGGTGGTCGAGCGCCTGTGCCAGGCGCCGCGTGTCCAGCTCGGCCTCCAGCGCCCGCTGCTTCCTCACGTACAGGCTGGGAGCGCAGGCACCGGGGGACACGGCCGTGGTGGTGATCTGGTACTTGGCAGGCCGGTGGGCCAGCAGGTTGCGCAGTGCGGCGGCGCTGCCCATGGCGATCATCTTGTGCTTGGAGTGCACCAGGTTGCGCAGCATGCCCACGGCCCCCAGGTCCCACAGCAGCTCCTGATCGCGCGGGCTGCGGGCGGACAGGTTCCAGAGCGTGCCGCAGGCGTTGCTCACGATGGTCAGGCTGTGGGACGTCAGGTGCTGGAGCAGCGTCTGTAGGCAGTTATGGTCCCGGAGCACCTGTCTGCgggcgcaggggtggggggcgaggggtATCAGGCCGTGCCAGGGCACTGCCCCTCCGTGCCTGCTGGGACGGGGCCAGACTTAGCAAACACAAAGAAGGTGCtaaggtgggcagcctgggtggcccagtggtttagcaccgccttcagcccagggcctgatcctggggacccgggatcaagtcccgcatcgggatccctgcgtggagcctgcttctccctctgcctgtgtctctgcctctctctctgtgtctctcatgaatgaataaataaataaaatctggatccctgggtggcgcagcggtttggcgcctgcctttggcccagggcgcgatcctggagacccgggattgaatcccacgtcaggctcccggtgcatggagcctgcttctccctcttcctgtgtctctgcctctctctctctctctgtgactatcataaacaaataaaatttaaaaaaaaaaaaaaaaaaagaataaataaataaaatcttaaaaaaaattttttttaaaaggtgctaAGGTAACTCTGATTTTCAGAAGATGAGTAAATATTgagtaaaatatgtatattaaaataatgaattagtaATGCTTTCTCTTAATGCAGAATTGACCTACATGTGTTGTGATaatttgggatatacttatattaaaagtaagttttactgttttttaaaaaaggctgaGTATTGCTAATTAGGATTATTTAGCAAGTAAgtgtttcattgattttaattaaaaaaaatcttgggcagcccgggtggctcagcggtttagcgccaccttcagcccagggcatgatcctggggacccgggaccgtgtcccacatcgggctccctgcacggagcctgcttctccgcctgtctctctctctttgtctctcttaaataaataaaatattaaaaaaaaaatctttagcacAAGTATACCCCTTGcaatatttgaaatatacttacactaaaaataaaCGTTAATGTATTTTCCTACATCAAAAGCATTACTGTTATCTAATAAGTAGTACTTGATTTTGATAAAGAATGAGTACTTTTTAATACCATTTagtaaaaagtataataaaagagTATTAtgaatggtatttagaaataccaatacatatttttattttaataatttagtttCTGATTTAGTATAAGTATAACCCCACACAAAATCTGGGATATACTCACACTAAAATAATTTAGTCCTTCGGGACCGATCGGGAGCATCCAATCACAGCACACACCAAGGCTTGTCCTGGGTTCACAGCCGAGTGGGCCCTGCCGTCCACAGCCCCACACTGCGCCCGGGCGTCCACCTTCCCCcaggggcgcccccgccccgcccccccgcactTCATGGCCGTGGGGCGGGACGGGCCGACCTGTAGTCCTCCCGCGTGGCGATGAGGCTGGACACGTTGCGCAGGATGCCGCCGCCGCTCTCGATGATGGCCAGGGAGTTGCTCTGGCACTTGTAGGTCAGCGTGCTCACCAGGAAGCCCAGCGCGCCGTCCACCTGGCAGATGGCCGCCTTGTTCTCCGTGCTGTGTGCTGACAGGTTCCACAGGGCGCTGAGCACGCTCTTCAGGGTGGACTCCTGGGCACAGAGGGCGGGAGGGGTCACCGGGTGGGGGGGGCGGCCGGCCCCGCCCAGGTGTGGACAAGGAGCCGCCGGGACAGGCACCCAAGACGTTTTCGGTGAAAGTAAAACATAAGCCGGCGGCCGGCGCGGGGCCTTAGGGGCGTAGGGCTGGAGTCCCGGGTGCGGGCACCGGTGCGCAGCGCGCCGCCGGGCTTGACCCCCGAGATGGGCCGCTCGCCCCTGCCGCACCTCCCTGCCCCGCGGTCAGCACTGGGCGGCCCGGCCGCTGCCTCTTCCCGGGCCTGGGCTGagtgcccccgcccccatccccatccccatccctgtccccgtCCCCAGCCGGCACCCACCTTGGAGGCTCGCAGGACGCACTGCATCAGGGCGGTCATGCTCCCGACCTCCCTCAGCACCTTCTTGCTGTTGATGTCCGCCCGCCAGGACAGGTTGCGCAGGATGCTGGACACCACCTGGGCGGGGCGCACAAGGGGCAAGGTGGGCCTGGGGCCCGCACCCCCTCCTCAAGCCCTGCCCCAGGCGGGGCAGCGGAGACGCTGGAGGGGACGCCCCTCCGGGAGGCCCGCCGCAGCCAGGGGAGGGGGCCGTCGCGGGCAGGGAGGCTCAGGCAGCGGGACTCCCCGCCGCTCTCCCCGTGCCGGGCCCACCCACCCGGTACCTGGTGCAGCTCCTCGCTCTCGGAAGCCAGCTGGGCCACGATGGCCTCCATGCAGCCCCGGCGGGCACACAGGGTGGCCTGTTGGTGTCACAGCAGAGTGTCACgccgggcggggtggggcggggccgtGAGGGAggccacctgcaccccagggTCCCCACTTTGCTAACTGAGCATCTACCCTGCCAGGGCTTGAGCCTGGCCCGCCCTCCCTGCCGCGTGCTACGGggtggggaaaccaaggcccagaccAGCACGGACACCCACCCCCCGGCCCAGAGGGGCCCAGAGGCCCCTTCTCTGCAGGGTGGGCCCCAGGGCAGCCAACGGGTGGTGGGCTGGCGGACGGCATCCGGACAGACGGCAGCCCCCTGGGTGCCACCagccctcctgggcctcagtctACCCGCCCACAAGTCCGGGACAACTGTCTCCACCTCAGCGCTGCTTCAAGGCGGGCGGAGGTgcaggcagaggtggagggaggctcAGACCCGGGGAGCGCGACCTGCCCGCCCCACGCACCTTGTTGGCCACGTCGCCGAAGGTGAGGTTGGTGAGGGTCATGCCGGCGTATCGGCGCAGGGCGAGGTTGAGCGGGTCCCGCGTCATCTTGTGCATCTCGTAATCCACTTGCAGCAGCTCGGCCACGGCCTGCAGCCCACCTGCGGGgtgacatgggggggggggctgttccctctgcctggaacactcccCCTGCTACTTGCCCGGGTGCTGGGCTCCTCCCAGCTCCAGTCGCTTGGTCAGGGAAGCCCCCCGAGTCCCACACAGGGTCCCCTGCAGGCCCTGAGACCACGGCCCCCAGGCAGGGTCGGGCTGGCTCATGCTCCGCAGCTACGTGGGGGATTGTTGGCCACAGGGAAAGGAATCCGGGGAGGTAGGCAgcgggaagggaagggaaggggaggggagggaggggaggggaggggagggaagggaagggaaggggcaaCGCGAGCACGAGAAGCCCTGCCTCCGTCTTCCCAGAGCAAAGATGACGGAGCCCATTCCAGCGTCCCCACGGCAGGGCTGATGTCCAGCACCCTCTGGGGAAGAGGTTAGCAGCACGCGGCCTGGAAGCTTCCAAAGTAAACCTGCCACATGTCCGGGCAGCACGGTTCACAGCAGccagaaacaacccaaacgtcCACTGGGGGGACATGGACGGAGAGGGGGACACGATGGGTCCGTCCACGTGCAACATTCCTCAGCCACAGAAAGGCGGGAAGCCCGGACACCTGCCCCACGCGGACAGACCCCGAGGACGCCGGGCTCAGGGAGGTgacccagacccagaaggacgcctcctgcaggaccccactcccaggaggtccccagaggaggcccgtccacagagacagagaggaggtggtgggagctgggggcagagTGGGGTGCGGGGGCTCCGTGTGGGtagatggaaggttctggagatggGGGGGTGGGTGCGCGGCAGGGTGAGGGTGCTCCGTGCCCCGAGCTGTGCGCCTAGAGACGGTCAAGATGCCAAATCTTTCACTTTATTCTaccacaataaaatttttttttaaaaaggaggctccagggatccctgggtggctcagcggtttaagcacctgccttcagcccggggcgtgatcttggagtcccgggatcgagtcccacgtcaggctccctgcatggagcctgcttctccctctgcctgtgtctctgcctctctctccctctctctgtgtatctcatgaataaataaataaaatctttaaaaaaaaaaaaaaaggaggctccacacctagcGTGAGGCTTGAACGCACGACCTTCAGATCAAGGGTCACACACTCTAgtgactgagccggccaggtgcccgTCAAGCGCCCCGAAAAATCCTTAATGTAAAAGTTTAAGTTATTTTGGGGGATGTTTCCAAGGTCTTTAATGCTCCCGAACGTGGAAGCCCCGCTGCTGGAGACCCACAGGAAGGACCCAGACAAGGGCGGGGGCCGTGCTGTGAACTCGGCCGCGGGGCTCTCGCTGGGCTAAGGGACCCCCGCGAGGCCGCCGTATGCTCCGCACGTTTCTGAGGCCCCCAGAGAGATTCTGTTCCTGTGGGTGACGGCCGTCCGTAGGCACCCCGCTGGGCATGCGCAGGAAGAAGCCCTTGACCCCAGATCGTGCAGCCCAGCGGCCCCCGGGCAGGAGTGTCTGGGAGAGCCCGCGGAGCCCACGGCCCGGAGGAGGGAGTGGGAAAGGCACATGACATCTCGTGTCCTTATCAAAACAGTTGGGGCTGTGGGGACCTCGGAGGAGGGTCTCAGGACTCTCgggggccccagggccctggggccccaCTTTGAGAACCAGCGTCATACGAAGTCGTATCTGTTCCTGCCACAAATGTTCAAGCTCAGTGCACACCGAGGtcctcctctcctgcctgggGACGTGCGGCCCGGGGCACGCGACGCTCCGCGTCTGGACTGCCTTCTGGGGCGCGGCGTGCAGGGAGCAGACGGACCTCCTCCCCCCCGCGCCCGACGACAGGAGGACTTAAAAGGGCGGATAATATGCCGCCGCCTGTGCCCGCCGCCTGTGCCCGCCGCCTGTGCCCGCCGCCTTACTACCGCACCCGCGGCTTCCAGGTTTGGGTTTTATCTGCATTGCTTGCTTccttgttttctgtgtcttcctttgTAAACCCAGCCAGAGGGCAGATTCCTAGCTgggggcgagggcggggggggggggggttcaacAGTGTGCACACCCGAAGTGCCCGCGGGAGCCAAGTGCCCTCCAGAAGCGCTGCAGCGGGGTGCTCtccccggggggggcggggggggccgccTGCCCTCCGCTGCCCTGACCACCTGCCGGGTGAGCAGAGCCCTCGTCCCGTCATCACCAGAGTGAAGCTGAGCATAGTGAGCTTTGACCTCTGCTGCTGCCGTCCTCCGTTTGGGTTACTTCCCTACGGAAGGGGGTATAGTGCCTGCAGTGCCCCCAACCCCAGATTTCACACGGTGGAGCCCCCACCGCCGCACGACCCGGTGGCTCCGGTTCCAAGAATTAAGCTGGATCTTTCACCTTTGCTCTCAGCTTCCTGGGCAAAGCCTCGTCCCCGGCGTCTGTGCCCCGGCAGCCCGGTGGCTAAGAGCTGGCGGGAGGAGAGGCCAGCCCTCGGGGCGGCGCGGGCACTCACCCAGCTCGTTCATGGCACGGCGGTACTCCTCGTCGAAGGACAGCTTCATCACGGCGCAGGTGGCCTGGCAGATCTGAGGCTCGATGGGGACGGGGGCTGTGGGCCAGGGCGCAGGTCAGGGCCCTGCGGCTCCGGGGGGAGTGGGggccccccacccttccccaccctgccccacccacGCCTGCCAGGCCCCAGAGCAGGGCTGCTGCGCCCGCcgcaaagggagaagggaggggaggcagcgCCTGCGGCTCAGTACCCTGGGCCGCGCTTTTGTCGTGTTAACTCTGCCACTGGCCGCAGAAGCCAGGCGCCCCAACTCTGCAGCCCGCCGGGACGGTCCCCAGAAGGCCCGGCGCGCCCCTGCTCACCGCCACCCGCGCCCCCGTCCGCGGCGTCCCGGGCCTGCAGCCAGTCCCAGCAGGTCTCACAGTAGGCGCGGATCTGCTCCAGCACGTGCAGGACGCGCATCTCCTTGCGCGCCAGGCCCTGGTCCGGCTGCGAGAAGACGATGTTGTGCAGCGCCGCGTTGGCCCGCATGCGCGCGTCCTtggcccccggcgccccgggggCTCCGTTGCGACCCCCCGCGCCAGCCTCGGCGCCGTGCAGGATCTGCAGCAGCAGCGGCAGGCACCCCGAGCGGCGCATAGCCACGCAGCTCTCCGGGGAGCTGGACATCGCCAGCAGGGTGCGCGCCGTGTCCTCCTGGTCCCGCGTCGCCAGCATGGACAGCAGCCAGAAGACCACCTCAACCTGCGGGGCGGGGCATGGAGCGAAGGTGGGGAACCCCGCCGGGCTCTCGGGGTgggccaggggcagccccggaccccggggtggggggcgcccaaGCACAGCGAGGCTGGTGGccccagcccaggaggctca
Proteins encoded in this window:
- the APC2 gene encoding adenomatous polyposis coli protein 2 isoform X3, which encodes MGLWGLLSLLHSAFFGDQALQELRMASSVAPYEQLVRQVEALKAENSHLRQELRDNSSHLSKLETETSGMKEVLKHLQGKLEQEAGVLVSLGQTEVLEQLKALQMDITSLYNLKFHTPALDPEPTARTPEGSPVHGSGPSKDSFGELGRATIRLLEELDRERCFLLNEIEKEEKEKLWYYSQLQGLSKRLDELPHVETQFSMQMDLIRQQLEFEAQHIRSLMEERFGTSDEMVQRAQIRASRLEQIDQELLSAQDRVQQTEPQALLAAKSVPVDEDPDTEVPTHPEDGVPQPGNSKVEVVFWLLSMLATRDQEDTARTLLAMSSSPESCVAMRRSGCLPLLLQILHGAEAGAGGRNGAPGAPGAKDARMRANAALHNIVFSQPDQGLARKEMRVLHVLEQIRAYCETCWDWLQARDAADGGAGGAPVPIEPQICQATCAVMKLSFDEEYRRAMNELGGLQAVAELLQVDYEMHKMTRDPLNLALRRYAGMTLTNLTFGDVANKATLCARRGCMEAIVAQLASESEELHQVVSSILRNLSWRADINSKKVLREVGSMTALMQCVLRASKESTLKSVLSALWNLSAHSTENKAAICQVDGALGFLVSTLTYKCQSNSLAIIESGGGILRNVSSLIATREDYRQVLRDHNCLQTLLQHLTSHSLTIVSNACGTLWNLSARSPRDQELLWDLGAVGMLRNLVHSKHKMIAMGSAAALRNLLAHRPAKYQITTTAVSPGACAPSLYVRKQRALEAELDTRRLAQALDHLEKQGLPEAEAEADAEAASKKPLPPLRHLDGLARDYASDSGCFDDDEAPSLATAAATAEPASPAVLSLFLGSPFLQGQALARAPPARRGGPEAEKETGGEVAVAARAKAKLALAVARIDRLVEDISALHTSSDDSFSLSSGDPGQEAPREGRAQSCSPCRRPEGRRQEASGRAHPLLRLKAAQASLSNDSLNSGSTGDGRCPREHTRPCPLAVLAEHREGSPCSQARPSRLDLHLPGGKEPASRDSSAADACVRTIKLSPTYQHVPLFEGNPRAAMGSMAPGARKEAWLPAEGLSKVPEKLAAEAVPLCLSRCSSLSSLSSAGRPGPSEAGDLDSDSSLEGLEEAGPSKADLDGAWLGPGAASLPVAIPTPQRGRGLGVEDTTPSSSSENCVQETPLVLSRCSSVSSLSSFESPSIASSVASDPCSGLGSGTVSPSELPDSPGQTMPPSRSKTPPLAPVPPGERESTQFSLQWESYVKRFLDIADRRERCRLPSELDAGSVRFTVEKPDENFSCASSLSALALHEHYVQKDVELRLLPPACPERGGGGGGGGGPGLHFAGHRRRDEAGGCLEGPAAGDQELELLRECLGAAVPARLRKVASALVPGRRALPVPVYMLVPAPARVDDSAEGTPVTFSSATSLSDETLQAPPQEPDRHKPAGREAPPRQATGHRHRAWGTGRSRVGLELPLRRPASACTEQYSGRPSPARGDRGDRGDGALQSLCLTTPTEEAVYCFYDDSDEDPPVAVAPPRRPSAIPRAVKREPPAGRKGVQAAPQPAEAPRVQPSLIADETPPCYSLSSSASSLSEPDPPAHPPARARAPKAAVTKAPGAAGASDGLRSPRAESGPLRRCVGSAVPRRRLQASAPRRRKPQAAQPDRRPAEGPRERDEAAGSDHASDLDSVEWRAIQEGANSIVTWLHQAAAAATPEASSGSDSGPSESGLSGASTLPRKGRRLQAGGQAGQAARPEKRDPAVAQRGTSGPEKLRGAQKPACRVPAVLRGRTVIYMPSAAPRAQPKGAPGTRAALRKMGPPSPAQPAAPANTPSPGQQRSRSLHRPGKISELAALSPPQRSTTPPARLAKAPSSGSSPASPASQPPTRRPPPGPQALGPLPGPGASLVPQTPTRALLSKQHKTQKSPVRIPFMQRPARRGPPPLARAAPEPGPRGRAGAEGSPGARGARLGLVRVASARSSGSESSDRSGFRRQLTFIKESPGLLRRRRSELSTPEAATPAAQGGSPRRGRPALPAVFLCSSRCDELRAAPRQVPVPEPTPAARPAPGERPARRPSSESPSRLPVRTPAARPETVKRYASLPHISVARRPDAAPPGPAADAARRSSDGEARPLPRVAAPGTTWRRIRDEDVPHILRSTLPATALPLMGAPPEEGPGGPPQRKTSDAVVQTEDFAATKTNSSTSPSLESRGPPQAPVSGPTALLGSDVDGPGPTKAPTSVPFIHEGLGVAAGGFPASRHGSPSRSARVPPFNYVPSPMVSATTDLAAEKAPTAAPASLLE